From Leifsonia sp. fls2-241-R2A-40a, one genomic window encodes:
- a CDS encoding ABC transporter permease produces MSRPFSAFRANARDHRAGILVAGLSSAFGVALVGGVNVLGAYIGASSMGEHGSVQIALTVVAGIFFVVAVYVGAIVTTNTFATVIAGRTRTIALLRLIGSSARTQRRSVASEGLAVGLIGAAVGGAIAAVLALVAVRLLVATGVLPEASYPVLSVEMVPPAVAVVLTTWLASWVGSRRVLSVTPMQALGAAEERPARAVRSRGRLVVSLLLLIAGTALLILGLLLGLGAFAALSATLATLSPYGVLIALPGGILSFTGIILAAPFFLPAVLRAVGLLLGRGAAGRLAAANAVRNPERSSRTAIGLVIGVTLITMFVVAASTWQQLIRDAAAREPGMYEGADGVIGGTLAVFTVLVGFSAVIAACGVVNTLSLSVLQRGRELGLLRALGFSAAQVRRMVLAESVQLTVASVLTGLILGTAYGWIGAQALLGSIPGGGLLVPALPWPFLVCILVGAATLAVLAAVAPTRRATRVSPVAALSVE; encoded by the coding sequence GTGAGCCGGCCGTTCTCGGCCTTCCGCGCGAACGCCCGCGACCATCGGGCGGGCATCCTCGTCGCGGGGCTGAGCTCCGCTTTCGGTGTGGCGCTGGTCGGCGGAGTGAACGTCCTGGGCGCCTACATCGGCGCATCGTCGATGGGGGAGCACGGCAGCGTGCAGATCGCCCTGACCGTCGTGGCCGGCATCTTCTTCGTCGTCGCGGTCTACGTCGGCGCGATCGTCACCACGAACACCTTCGCGACGGTCATCGCCGGACGCACGCGCACGATCGCCCTGCTCCGCCTCATCGGGTCCAGCGCCCGGACCCAGCGGCGTTCCGTGGCGAGCGAAGGACTCGCCGTCGGACTGATCGGCGCGGCAGTGGGCGGTGCGATCGCCGCCGTGCTCGCGCTGGTGGCCGTGCGGCTGCTGGTCGCGACAGGTGTCCTGCCCGAGGCGTCGTATCCGGTTCTCAGCGTCGAGATGGTCCCGCCCGCGGTCGCCGTCGTGCTCACCACGTGGCTCGCATCCTGGGTGGGCAGTCGCCGGGTGCTCTCGGTGACGCCGATGCAGGCGCTCGGTGCGGCGGAGGAACGCCCGGCCCGCGCGGTGCGGAGCCGTGGCCGTCTGGTCGTCTCGCTGCTCCTCCTGATCGCAGGGACTGCGCTGCTCATCCTCGGCCTCCTCCTCGGGCTCGGCGCGTTCGCCGCGCTGAGCGCCACCCTCGCCACCCTCTCGCCGTACGGCGTGCTGATAGCGCTGCCCGGCGGCATCCTCTCGTTCACGGGGATCATCCTCGCTGCACCGTTCTTCCTGCCCGCCGTCCTCCGCGCGGTCGGTCTGCTCCTCGGCCGCGGCGCCGCAGGCCGGCTCGCCGCCGCCAACGCTGTGCGCAACCCGGAGCGCAGCTCGCGGACGGCGATCGGTCTGGTCATCGGCGTGACGCTGATCACGATGTTCGTGGTCGCGGCGTCGACCTGGCAGCAGCTGATCCGGGATGCGGCTGCGCGCGAACCGGGGATGTACGAAGGCGCCGACGGGGTGATCGGCGGCACGCTCGCCGTGTTCACCGTGCTGGTCGGGTTCTCCGCCGTCATCGCCGCGTGCGGCGTGGTCAACACCCTCTCGCTGAGTGTTCTGCAGCGCGGACGCGAGCTCGGGCTGCTCCGCGCGCTCGGCTTCAGCGCCGCCCAGGTGCGCCGGATGGTTCTCGCCGAGAGCGTTCAGCTGACCGTGGCCTCGGTGCTGACTGGGCTCATCCTGGGAACCGCCTACGGGTGGATCGGGGCCCAGGCGCTGCTCGGCTCCATCCCCGGCGGCGGCCTGCTGGTGCCCGCGCTTCCGTGGCCCTTCCTGGTGTGCATCCTGGTCGGAGCCGCCACCCTCGCAGTGCTCGCCGCGGTTGCGCCGACCCGCCGGGCCACCCGTGTGTCGCCTGTGGCAGCGCTGTCGGTCGAGTAG
- the ybeY gene encoding rRNA maturation RNase YbeY, protein MSIEINNESTIEVDESALQRLATYAFDILHVHPDAELAIVLVDEAAMEQLHVQWMDEPGPTDVLSFPMDELRPGTEEEPSPAGLLGDVVLCPQVAQVQAETAGHSLMDELLLLTTHGILHLLGFDHAEPAEEREMFAIQRDILVGFARYDRQR, encoded by the coding sequence GTGAGCATCGAGATCAACAACGAGTCGACCATCGAGGTGGATGAGTCCGCCCTTCAGCGGCTCGCCACCTACGCGTTCGACATCCTCCACGTGCACCCCGACGCCGAGCTCGCGATCGTGCTCGTCGACGAGGCCGCGATGGAGCAGCTGCACGTCCAGTGGATGGACGAGCCGGGCCCGACCGACGTGCTCAGCTTCCCGATGGACGAACTCCGTCCGGGCACGGAGGAGGAGCCCTCACCCGCCGGCCTCCTCGGCGATGTGGTGCTCTGCCCGCAGGTCGCGCAGGTCCAGGCCGAGACGGCCGGGCACTCGCTGATGGACGAGCTGCTGCTGCTCACGACGCACGGCATCCTGCACCTGCTCGGCTTCGATCACGCCGAGCCGGCCGAGGAGCGCGAGATGTTCGCCATCCAGCGCGACATCCTCGTCGGCTTCGCGCGCTACGACCGACAGCGGTAG
- a CDS encoding hemolysin family protein, with product MLQALFFIVAFLLVAFGGLMAAVDAALAVQSRADIADLAETSRAKNSLRSISEDPGAYLNAISFTRLLAETTAAVLVTLAFEQIFEQWWISLILAALIMTAVSFVLVGVSPRSVGRANSTVLLRLTAPVVHFVRIVLGPIPGGLVALGNRVTPSRARSAPVTSEEQLLSIVDEATEFDVLEEDDRELIHSIFEFNATVVREVMIPRTDMITVDSTAGLGTAMGLFFSTGVSRMPVIDGGDPDEVAGILYLRDAAKLSFERPLGADELTVRELARPALFVPESQKADALLAQMQRESNHLAMVVDEYGGIAGLVTLEDLIEELVGDISDEYDHELALIQALGDGRYRIATRLPIDDLAELFDIEIEEEDVDSVGGLVTKALGRLPEVGSTVVVHGLKFTVDRIEGRHKHVATVLVERDAVLPEPEPDRHDRTERADRNDRHSESRHGDSRHTTQETRS from the coding sequence ATGCTGCAGGCGCTGTTCTTCATCGTCGCGTTCCTGCTGGTGGCATTCGGCGGTCTGATGGCCGCCGTCGACGCGGCACTGGCGGTGCAGTCGCGCGCCGACATCGCCGATCTCGCCGAGACCTCGCGCGCGAAGAACTCGCTGCGGTCGATCTCCGAGGACCCGGGCGCGTACCTCAACGCGATCAGCTTCACCCGGCTCCTCGCCGAGACCACGGCGGCGGTGCTGGTCACCCTGGCCTTCGAGCAGATCTTCGAGCAGTGGTGGATCTCGCTCATCCTCGCCGCCCTGATCATGACTGCCGTCTCGTTCGTGCTCGTCGGCGTGAGCCCGCGGAGCGTCGGTCGTGCGAACTCGACGGTGCTGCTGCGCCTCACGGCACCGGTCGTCCACTTCGTCCGCATCGTGCTCGGCCCGATCCCGGGCGGACTGGTGGCGCTCGGCAACCGCGTCACCCCCTCGCGTGCGCGGTCGGCGCCGGTCACGAGCGAGGAGCAGCTGCTCTCGATCGTCGACGAGGCGACCGAGTTCGACGTGCTGGAGGAGGACGACCGGGAGCTCATCCACTCGATCTTCGAGTTCAACGCGACGGTCGTGCGCGAGGTGATGATCCCGCGCACCGACATGATCACCGTGGACTCGACCGCCGGCCTCGGCACGGCGATGGGCCTGTTCTTCAGCACCGGCGTCTCGCGGATGCCGGTGATCGACGGAGGAGATCCGGACGAGGTGGCCGGCATCCTCTACCTGCGGGATGCGGCCAAGCTCAGCTTCGAGCGCCCGCTCGGCGCCGACGAGCTGACCGTCCGCGAGCTGGCGCGCCCCGCGCTGTTCGTGCCCGAGTCGCAGAAGGCGGACGCGCTGCTCGCCCAGATGCAGCGCGAGTCGAACCATCTCGCCATGGTCGTGGACGAGTACGGCGGCATCGCCGGGCTCGTCACGCTGGAGGACCTGATCGAGGAGCTCGTCGGCGACATCTCGGACGAGTACGACCACGAGCTCGCGCTCATCCAGGCCCTCGGGGATGGCCGCTACCGCATCGCGACGCGGCTGCCGATCGACGACCTGGCCGAACTCTTCGACATCGAGATCGAGGAGGAGGACGTCGACAGCGTCGGCGGACTCGTCACCAAGGCGCTCGGCCGGCTGCCGGAGGTGGGCTCAACGGTGGTCGTGCACGGGCTCAAGTTCACGGTCGACCGGATCGAGGGCCGGCACAAGCACGTCGCCACGGTCCTGGTCGAGCGGGATGCGGTGCTGCCCGAACCGGAGCCGGACCGGCACGACCGGACCGAACGGGCCGACCGCAATGACCGGCACAGCGAGTCGCGACACGGCGACTCCCGACACACCACCCAGGAGACCAGATCGTGA
- a CDS encoding histidine triad nucleotide-binding protein: MAETERSIFSRIIAGEIPADVVYDSERLIAFRDIAPKAPLHLLVVPKTEEYRDVAELAAGDPELLAELVATAKRLADEHGDGDFRLVFNTGEGAGQTVFHVHAHVLSAAGEGRGLEEGSLAL, encoded by the coding sequence ATGGCAGAAACGGAGCGTTCGATCTTCTCGCGCATCATCGCGGGAGAGATCCCGGCCGACGTCGTCTACGACTCGGAGCGCCTCATCGCGTTCCGCGACATCGCGCCGAAAGCTCCGCTGCACCTCCTCGTCGTGCCCAAGACGGAGGAGTACCGCGACGTCGCGGAGCTCGCCGCAGGCGACCCCGAATTGCTCGCAGAACTCGTCGCGACCGCCAAGCGGCTCGCCGACGAGCACGGAGACGGCGACTTCCGCCTGGTCTTCAACACGGGCGAGGGCGCGGGTCAGACCGTGTTCCACGTCCACGCACACGTACTGAGCGCCGCCGGCGAGGGCCGCGGCCTCGAGGAAGGAAGCCTTGCCCTCTAG
- a CDS encoding histidine kinase: MPDRRRLLSALAPHRWVLEPALAVVLFAAWFVTGLPYDMSGALALVFYCAAVALSRILPAVALGLVWVAVLLELTEQASLPGAFRVIAAIAVVTTLVGVAAHGGRVLRWVDFSSAILLAPAVAYLFTVRGDLKFPQFGPVIGGYYTSQGVGFLLMSLLLAVIFVAGWLLGFLVARQRAAQVATGGARGPSVLVWLASNGGIEAAEDDPSRPELVRRLTRTQLTADIVGAVAFAALCLLSGGTADRSSFLVMIAFAVAVALRRISPAVALSIAWLAAVLQMTTGHSILVSDVAVLIVLYATGAYGDRIVRGAGLISAGIGALVAALYLTVTSAVAQGYYDLLSSAIANVALQFAFLFVVSVTVLGLSWVLGLLVRTWRNARVARRARAEAELDRNRAVEDVVVEQERTRIARDMHDVVAHSLAVVIAQADGARYARHSDPDAVDEALATIASTARSALGDVRVLLAELRQSHPADASRSPGEHDGPQPSLADLDLTVEHIRSAGLPVTLERQGDVAGLGSAQQLAAFRIVQEALTNALRHGDTGSPASVVLAEAPADRGPGLVITVRNTMRDTTLEPSATGALPRIGHGLPGMRERASLAGGSLTAGPHDGEFVVTAFLPGAAA, translated from the coding sequence ATGCCCGACCGCCGCCGACTGCTGAGCGCGCTGGCACCGCACCGCTGGGTGCTGGAGCCCGCGCTTGCGGTCGTGCTCTTCGCGGCGTGGTTCGTGACCGGCCTGCCGTACGACATGAGCGGCGCGCTGGCCCTCGTGTTCTACTGCGCCGCTGTGGCACTGTCGCGCATCCTGCCCGCGGTGGCGCTCGGCCTGGTCTGGGTCGCGGTGCTGCTCGAACTGACCGAGCAGGCGTCCCTGCCCGGCGCCTTCCGGGTGATCGCGGCCATCGCGGTCGTCACGACGCTGGTCGGCGTCGCGGCACACGGCGGGCGCGTGCTGCGGTGGGTCGACTTCTCGTCGGCCATCCTGCTCGCGCCGGCGGTCGCGTACCTGTTCACGGTCCGCGGCGACCTCAAGTTCCCGCAGTTCGGACCGGTGATCGGGGGCTACTACACCAGTCAGGGCGTCGGCTTCCTGCTCATGAGCCTGCTGCTGGCGGTGATCTTCGTCGCTGGTTGGCTCCTGGGGTTCCTCGTGGCGCGGCAGCGCGCGGCCCAGGTCGCCACCGGCGGTGCGCGCGGCCCGTCGGTGCTGGTGTGGCTCGCCTCGAACGGCGGCATCGAGGCCGCCGAGGACGACCCGTCGCGACCGGAGCTGGTGCGCCGGCTCACGCGCACGCAGCTGACCGCCGACATCGTCGGAGCGGTCGCCTTCGCGGCCTTGTGCCTGCTGAGCGGCGGAACCGCCGACCGGTCGTCGTTCCTGGTGATGATCGCGTTCGCCGTCGCCGTCGCGCTCCGGCGGATCTCGCCCGCGGTCGCCCTCTCGATCGCCTGGCTGGCCGCCGTGCTGCAGATGACGACCGGGCACAGCATCCTGGTCAGCGATGTGGCGGTCCTGATCGTGCTCTACGCCACGGGCGCCTACGGCGACCGGATCGTGCGCGGCGCCGGACTGATCTCTGCGGGCATCGGCGCCCTCGTCGCGGCGCTCTACCTGACGGTCACCTCCGCCGTGGCGCAGGGGTACTACGACCTGCTCTCCAGCGCCATCGCGAACGTGGCGCTGCAGTTCGCGTTCCTCTTCGTGGTGAGCGTCACCGTCCTGGGGCTGTCCTGGGTGCTCGGCCTGCTCGTGCGCACCTGGCGCAACGCGCGCGTTGCGCGGCGTGCCCGGGCGGAAGCCGAACTCGATCGGAATCGCGCGGTCGAGGATGTCGTAGTCGAGCAGGAGCGCACCCGCATCGCGCGCGACATGCACGACGTGGTGGCGCACTCGCTCGCCGTCGTCATCGCGCAGGCCGACGGCGCCCGCTATGCGCGCCACTCCGACCCCGACGCGGTGGATGAGGCGCTCGCGACCATCGCATCCACCGCCCGCTCCGCGCTCGGCGACGTGCGCGTGCTGCTCGCGGAGCTGCGGCAGTCGCATCCCGCCGACGCAAGCCGTTCGCCGGGGGAGCACGACGGCCCGCAGCCGTCGCTCGCCGACCTCGACCTGACCGTGGAGCACATCCGCTCTGCCGGTCTGCCGGTCACCCTGGAGCGGCAGGGCGACGTGGCGGGCCTCGGCTCCGCACAGCAACTCGCCGCCTTCCGCATCGTGCAGGAGGCGCTCACCAACGCGCTGCGGCACGGCGACACCGGCAGCCCGGCCAGCGTCGTGCTCGCCGAGGCGCCCGCCGACCGCGGCCCCGGACTCGTCATCACCGTGAGGAACACCATGAGAGACACCACCCTCGAACCGAGCGCCACCGGCGCGCTGCCCCGCATCGGACACGGTCTGCCCGGGATGCGCGAGCGCGCATCCCTCGCCGGCGGTTCGCTTACTGCGGGGCCGCACGACGGCGAGTTCGTGGTCACCGCCTTCCTGCCGGGGGCAGCGGCATGA
- a CDS encoding response regulator transcription factor produces MSGGTDAGVAGAVTEVGRIRVLLVDDQPLFRAGVRMLLSSQDDLEFAGEAGNGQEGVRLAAETRPDVVLMDIRMPVMDGIAATSAIIADAERAGRTAPRIVVLTTFDLDEAAARAIRGGASGFVLKDAEPEFLLAAIRTVHAGSAVIAAGATRELFEYFSSAQPPRPEPPEFASLTSREREIFVLAARGLSNAEIAGSEFLSEATVKTHISRILAKLGLRDRVQMVVYAFEHGLTAAE; encoded by the coding sequence ATGAGCGGCGGAACGGACGCAGGTGTGGCCGGAGCGGTCACCGAGGTGGGCCGGATCCGGGTGCTGCTGGTCGACGACCAGCCGCTGTTCCGCGCGGGAGTCCGGATGCTGCTGAGCTCGCAGGACGACCTCGAGTTCGCGGGCGAGGCGGGCAACGGCCAGGAGGGCGTGCGGCTGGCCGCAGAGACCCGGCCGGACGTGGTGCTGATGGACATCCGGATGCCCGTGATGGACGGCATCGCCGCCACGAGCGCGATCATCGCCGACGCCGAGCGCGCCGGCCGGACCGCGCCGCGCATCGTCGTGCTGACCACATTCGATCTCGATGAAGCGGCAGCGCGCGCGATCCGCGGCGGGGCCAGCGGGTTCGTGCTGAAGGATGCGGAGCCCGAGTTCCTGCTGGCGGCGATCCGTACGGTCCATGCGGGCAGCGCGGTGATCGCTGCGGGCGCGACCCGGGAGCTCTTCGAGTACTTCTCGTCGGCTCAGCCGCCCCGTCCCGAGCCGCCCGAGTTCGCCTCCCTCACCTCGCGCGAGCGGGAGATCTTCGTCCTCGCCGCGCGCGGCCTGAGCAACGCGGAGATCGCCGGGTCGGAGTTCCTGAGCGAGGCGACCGTGAAGACGCACATCTCGCGCATCCTCGCCAAGCTGGGCCTGCGCGACCGCGTGCAGATGGTGGTCTACGCCTTCGAGCACGGCCTGACGGCCGCGGAGTAG
- a CDS encoding PhoH family protein — protein sequence MPSSDSTATPGEGAEARLSVDGVQMVRLLGPQDRLLTTLERQYPLVNVHVRGNEITLSGDATQVDAARRLVEELLQMVRNGQELSPAEVTSSAKMLGTDLNLSPSDVLGQAILTARGKSIRPKTLGQSQYVDAIDHNTIVFGIGPAGTGKTYLAMAKAVQALQRKEVTRIILTRPAVEAGERLGYLPGTLTDKIDPYLRPLYDALNEMMDPDLVPKLLAAGTIEVAPLAYMRGRTLNDSFIVLDEAQNTTPEQMKMFLTRLGFNSKMVVTGDITQVDLPNAASGLRLVTRVLNDIDDIHFARLTSEDVVRHSLVGRIVDAYTEYDARQQARHYEREQAAEFANRAERRGGSPRDHLPKRR from the coding sequence TTGCCCTCTAGCGATTCGACCGCAACGCCCGGCGAGGGCGCGGAGGCACGTCTGAGTGTCGACGGGGTTCAGATGGTCCGGCTGCTCGGGCCGCAGGATCGCCTGCTGACGACGCTGGAGCGTCAGTACCCCCTGGTCAACGTGCACGTCCGTGGCAACGAGATCACCCTCAGCGGTGATGCGACGCAGGTCGACGCAGCGCGCCGGCTCGTCGAAGAGCTGCTGCAGATGGTCCGCAACGGCCAGGAGCTGTCGCCCGCCGAGGTCACGAGCTCGGCCAAGATGCTCGGCACCGACCTCAACCTCAGCCCGTCCGACGTGCTCGGCCAGGCGATCCTGACCGCGCGCGGCAAGAGCATCCGACCCAAGACTCTGGGGCAGAGCCAGTACGTCGACGCGATCGACCACAACACCATCGTGTTCGGCATCGGCCCCGCCGGAACCGGGAAGACCTACCTCGCCATGGCCAAGGCCGTGCAGGCGCTCCAGCGCAAGGAGGTCACCCGCATCATCCTGACGCGTCCCGCCGTGGAGGCGGGCGAGCGACTGGGTTACCTGCCCGGCACTCTGACCGACAAGATCGACCCCTACCTCCGGCCGCTGTACGACGCGCTCAACGAGATGATGGATCCCGACCTCGTCCCGAAGCTGCTCGCCGCCGGCACGATCGAGGTCGCCCCGCTCGCGTACATGCGCGGCCGGACGCTGAACGACTCGTTCATCGTGCTCGACGAGGCGCAGAACACGACGCCCGAGCAGATGAAGATGTTCCTCACGCGTCTCGGGTTCAACTCGAAGATGGTCGTCACCGGCGACATCACCCAGGTCGACCTGCCCAATGCGGCGAGTGGACTGCGGCTGGTCACGCGCGTGCTCAACGACATCGACGACATCCACTTCGCGCGCCTGACGAGCGAAGACGTCGTGCGCCACAGCCTGGTCGGCCGGATCGTCGATGCCTACACCGAGTACGACGCGCGCCAGCAGGCCCGCCACTACGAGCGCGAGCAGGCGGCCGAGTTCGCGAACCGTGCCGAGCGGCGCGGCGGATCTCCGCGCGACCACCTCCCCAAACGCCGGTAG
- a CDS encoding alpha/beta hydrolase-fold protein, whose protein sequence is MSLRDRRTEPGIINCPLLQRDAPTARGPPLNWLLTLRIDKPPFLITLDVLAGALVLYLLIRPTWRRTLAGLTAAVAGGLLGWFVVWLCTDVLDLFGVALTPVTTLWTALGFGSVSLAIANLFRSRWWRKVIAAFSIPVFLAAAFCGINADFGAYRNGNDVLGVVPYGALQLHSERGEVVAGTDWRATADPAPADPAPADPPATLPAKGEVGTVRIPATESRFPARKAVVYLPPVALTANPPALPVLYALSGQPGAPADMFTAGRVAAVMDAFAAKHDGYAPIVVAPDQLGGPGRNPMCVDSRDYGDSATYLLTDVRNWVRSNLRVSSDPAGWGVFGYSQGATCAVQFATGRPDLFGSALASSSELGPTLGNEALTISTGFGGSKQAYEQAQPSALLKAHAPYRDSVMVFGAGANDAKYSGFARTLYREAEQARVHAYLLSSPGTAHDWKTVRYVLAHGFPLIAPQLGLGS, encoded by the coding sequence GTGAGCCTCAGGGATCGACGAACTGAACCCGGAATAATCAACTGTCCGCTCCTACAGCGCGACGCCCCGACCGCGAGAGGACCACCCCTGAACTGGCTGCTGACGCTGAGGATCGACAAGCCGCCGTTCCTCATCACACTGGACGTCCTGGCCGGGGCTCTCGTGCTGTACCTCCTGATCCGTCCCACGTGGCGGCGGACGCTCGCCGGGCTGACGGCTGCGGTGGCCGGAGGACTGCTCGGCTGGTTCGTCGTGTGGCTCTGCACCGATGTCCTCGATCTCTTCGGTGTCGCCCTGACACCGGTGACGACGCTGTGGACGGCGCTCGGCTTCGGGAGTGTGAGCCTGGCTATCGCAAATCTGTTCCGCTCCCGCTGGTGGCGGAAGGTGATCGCGGCTTTCAGCATCCCGGTGTTCCTGGCAGCGGCCTTCTGCGGGATCAACGCGGACTTCGGCGCGTACCGCAACGGAAACGACGTGCTCGGCGTCGTGCCGTACGGGGCGCTCCAGCTGCACTCCGAGCGTGGCGAGGTCGTCGCGGGGACCGACTGGCGCGCGACGGCCGACCCGGCACCCGCCGACCCGGCACCCGCCGACCCGCCCGCGACCCTCCCCGCGAAGGGCGAGGTAGGCACTGTCCGCATCCCGGCCACCGAGTCCCGGTTCCCCGCGCGCAAGGCGGTCGTCTACCTGCCTCCGGTCGCGCTGACCGCGAATCCACCGGCCCTGCCGGTGCTCTACGCGCTGTCCGGACAGCCGGGAGCTCCCGCGGACATGTTCACCGCGGGCCGTGTGGCCGCCGTGATGGATGCGTTCGCCGCGAAGCACGACGGCTACGCGCCGATCGTGGTCGCTCCGGATCAACTCGGCGGACCGGGCCGCAACCCGATGTGCGTCGATTCCCGCGATTACGGCGATTCGGCGACCTACCTGCTGACCGATGTGCGGAACTGGGTGCGCTCGAACCTGCGCGTGAGCAGCGACCCGGCGGGATGGGGCGTCTTCGGATACTCGCAGGGAGCGACCTGCGCGGTGCAGTTCGCCACCGGGCGCCCCGACCTGTTCGGCTCGGCGCTGGCGTCCTCCAGCGAGCTCGGACCGACGCTGGGGAATGAGGCCCTGACCATCAGTACGGGATTCGGCGGCTCGAAGCAGGCGTACGAGCAGGCGCAGCCGTCCGCGCTCCTGAAGGCCCACGCGCCCTACCGCGATTCGGTCATGGTGTTCGGCGCCGGAGCGAACGACGCCAAGTACAGCGGGTTCGCGCGGACGCTGTACCGGGAGGCGGAGCAGGCGCGCGTGCACGCCTACCTGTTGAGCTCGCCCGGCACCGCCCACGATTGGAAGACCGTGCGGTACGTGCTGGCGCACGGGTTCCCGCTCATCGCGCCGCAGCTGGGGCTGGGCTCGTGA
- a CDS encoding ABC transporter ATP-binding protein, with protein MELTLTDTVARVETATKTYGTGAGRVNALDGVTLGIPAGRFTAIMGPSGSGKSTLMHVMAGLDSVTAGRVFLGDTEITHLGDAELTLLRRRRVGFVFQSFNLVPTLDVRGNILLPFELDGRRPTREQNEWIDHLVDTLGLRDRLTHRPHELSGGQQQRAAIVRALATRPDLVFADEPTGNLDSRTGREVLAVLQEASRAFGQSIAMVTHDPVAASYADHIVFLADGRVAAERGSSTAEEISAFMLGMEARA; from the coding sequence ATGGAGCTGACTCTCACCGATACGGTGGCCCGCGTCGAAACGGCCACGAAGACCTACGGCACCGGCGCGGGGCGGGTGAACGCCCTGGACGGCGTGACGCTCGGCATCCCCGCCGGTCGCTTCACCGCGATCATGGGGCCGAGCGGGTCCGGCAAGTCGACGCTGATGCACGTGATGGCGGGCCTCGACTCGGTGACCGCCGGTCGCGTGTTCCTGGGCGACACGGAGATCACGCACCTCGGGGATGCCGAGCTCACCCTGCTGCGTCGCCGACGGGTCGGGTTCGTGTTCCAGTCGTTCAACCTGGTGCCGACGCTGGATGTGCGGGGCAACATCCTGCTTCCCTTCGAGTTGGATGGGCGCCGCCCGACGCGCGAGCAGAACGAGTGGATCGACCACCTCGTCGACACCCTCGGCCTGCGCGACCGGCTGACCCATCGACCGCACGAGCTGTCCGGAGGCCAGCAGCAGCGCGCCGCCATCGTCCGCGCCCTGGCCACCCGCCCGGACCTCGTGTTCGCCGACGAGCCGACCGGCAACCTCGACTCGCGCACCGGTCGCGAGGTGCTCGCCGTCCTGCAGGAGGCGTCGCGCGCGTTCGGGCAGAGCATCGCCATGGTCACTCACGACCCGGTCGCGGCGAGCTACGCCGACCACATCGTTTTCCTCGCCGACGGACGCGTCGCGGCCGAGCGGGGGAGCTCCACCGCCGAGGAGATCTCCGCCTTCATGCTCGGGATGGAGGCGCGCGCGTGA
- the era gene encoding GTPase Era has protein sequence MTEYHAGFVSFVGRPNVGKSTLTNALVGEKVAITSSKPQTTRRAIRGIVHQKDGQLILVDTPGIHRPRTLLGERLNTLVQSTLGDVDVIGFCVPADEKIGPGDRFINEQLDDYPRAKKVAIVTKVDATGKAQVAEQLLAVSALREWEAIVPVSATSNIQLETLTSELMKLLPASPAPLYPDEAITDEGLEDRISEYIREAVLEGVEDELPHSLAVTIDDIIERDDKDLVEVYANLFVERDSQKAIVIGKGGSRIREVGAAARVPIEKLIGRHVFLSIRVKVAKDWQRDPKQLGRLGF, from the coding sequence GTGACCGAGTACCACGCCGGATTCGTCTCGTTCGTCGGCCGCCCCAACGTGGGCAAGTCGACGCTGACCAACGCCCTCGTCGGCGAGAAGGTCGCCATCACGAGCTCCAAGCCGCAGACCACCCGCCGGGCCATCCGCGGCATCGTGCATCAGAAGGACGGCCAGCTCATCCTGGTCGACACCCCAGGCATCCACCGCCCGCGCACCCTGCTCGGCGAACGCCTCAACACCCTGGTTCAGTCGACGCTCGGCGATGTGGACGTCATCGGCTTCTGCGTCCCCGCTGACGAGAAGATCGGCCCCGGCGACCGCTTCATCAACGAACAGCTGGACGACTACCCGCGCGCCAAGAAGGTGGCCATCGTCACCAAGGTGGATGCGACGGGCAAGGCGCAGGTCGCCGAGCAACTGCTCGCCGTCTCGGCGCTGCGCGAGTGGGAGGCGATCGTCCCGGTGTCCGCCACCAGCAACATCCAGCTGGAGACGCTGACCTCCGAGCTCATGAAACTGCTGCCGGCATCGCCCGCCCCGCTCTACCCGGACGAGGCGATCACCGACGAAGGACTCGAGGACCGCATCTCGGAGTACATCCGCGAGGCGGTGCTGGAGGGCGTCGAAGACGAGCTGCCGCACTCGCTCGCGGTCACCATCGACGACATCATCGAGCGCGACGACAAAGACCTGGTCGAGGTCTACGCCAACCTCTTCGTCGAGCGCGACAGCCAGAAGGCGATCGTCATCGGGAAGGGCGGGAGCCGCATCCGCGAAGTCGGCGCTGCTGCGCGGGTGCCGATCGAGAAGCTGATCGGGCGGCACGTCTTCCTGTCCATCCGCGTGAAGGTGGCGAAGGACTGGCAGCGCGACCCCAAGCAGCTCGGGCGACTGGGGTTCTGA